From Drosophila suzukii unplaced genomic scaffold, CBGP_Dsuzu_IsoJpt1.0 scf_4, whole genome shotgun sequence, a single genomic window includes:
- the LOC139354871 gene encoding uncharacterized protein: MGYRFPARCSLLRPTPFHGSSVLSHYPCVIDVSSTIDTDSEALRPARCDISTFCQCFHFACTHRSHYRPVTIDRLQIEALPSLAHGYFATFVAGCSWLHAGNTRERVRRGLRILLRNWDSRLLVRPMYALFLFQQCPKINFLAPCFFGNSFTAAWLLRRHSDPRS; this comes from the exons atgggtTATCGGTttccagctcgctgctcattgctgcgtcctACTCCTTTCCATGGTTCCTCCGTTTTGTCACATTATCCGTGCGTAATCGATGTTTCATCGACTATCGACACCGACAGTGAGGCGTTGCGACCTGcccgttgcgatatttccaccttttgCCAATGTTTCCATTTTGCGTGtacccatcgatcgcactatcgtccagtgacAATCGACCGCCTACAAATCGAGGCGCTCccttccctagctcatggttattttgcaactttcgtag CCGGCTGCTCCTGGCTCCATgctggcaacactcgagagcgggtgcggagaggacttcgcatatTGCTTCGCAACtgggacagcag gttgctggtgcggcccatgtaTGCCCTTTTCTTGTTCCAGCAATGTCCAAAAATCAACTTCTTGGCCCCGTGCTTTTTCGGGAATTCATTCACGGCGGCGTGGCTACTCCGTCGCCATTCCGATCCTCGCTCGTGA